A region of Paractinoplanes abujensis DNA encodes the following proteins:
- a CDS encoding DUF6703 family protein, with the protein MTPSGNLLRRLSRVSPTAAFVVALVVMLGGLFLPGIVGAALLFVLAAGLAALTFTTWPVQSASTRALRLLILGLLLAVVVAKAL; encoded by the coding sequence GTGACACCTTCCGGCAACCTGCTCCGGCGCCTGTCCCGGGTCAGCCCGACCGCGGCCTTCGTGGTCGCGCTGGTGGTGATGCTGGGCGGCCTCTTCCTGCCCGGCATCGTCGGCGCCGCCCTGCTGTTCGTGCTGGCCGCGGGTCTGGCCGCGCTCACGTTCACGACCTGGCCGGTGCAGTCGGCGTCGACCCGGGCCCTGCGTCTGCTGATCCTGGGCCTGTTGCTGGCCGTGGTGGTCGCGAAGGCGCTCTAG
- a CDS encoding antibiotic biosynthesis monooxygenase family protein: MLVLNRFHVQPDTQDGFLTRARAALAALAERPGYLSGRLTRALEDPQVWTLVTDWESVGAYRRALGAFDVKVHGAPLLSESIDEPSAFETLASAEPGGEVVLAESDRAAEPWR; the protein is encoded by the coding sequence ATGTTGGTGCTCAACCGCTTCCACGTGCAGCCGGACACGCAGGACGGCTTCCTCACCCGGGCCCGGGCCGCGCTGGCCGCCCTGGCCGAACGACCCGGTTACCTGTCCGGCCGGCTGACCCGCGCCCTCGAAGACCCGCAAGTGTGGACCCTGGTCACCGACTGGGAGTCCGTCGGAGCCTACCGGCGCGCCCTGGGAGCCTTCGACGTCAAGGTCCACGGCGCCCCGCTGCTGTCCGAGTCGATCGACGAACCGTCCGCGTTCGAGACCCTGGCCAGCGCCGAACCGGGCGGAGAGGTCGTGCTGGCCGAGAGCGACCGGGCCGCCGAACCCTGGCGCTGA
- a CDS encoding XdhC family protein, with translation MGDGDGARRLVVVFESPVAEAILRLTPDLGFQAVLVEPDATRLAGTPRPRGDRVVHDLAAAHLDEHTDVVLTDHNRAEVGDVLQQALAAKTRYVGIMGNPKKEGPHVAALRSLGVADEQIARVHRPIGLNIRARTPAEIAVATLAGLIADRNDRPGGFDF, from the coding sequence ATGGGTGATGGGGACGGGGCTCGGCGGCTGGTTGTGGTGTTCGAGTCGCCGGTGGCCGAGGCCATTCTGCGCCTGACGCCTGACCTGGGGTTTCAGGCCGTGCTGGTGGAGCCGGACGCGACCCGGCTGGCGGGGACGCCGCGGCCGCGCGGGGATCGGGTCGTGCACGATCTGGCGGCGGCCCACCTCGACGAGCACACCGATGTCGTCCTCACCGATCACAACCGGGCCGAGGTCGGGGACGTGTTGCAGCAGGCGCTCGCGGCGAAGACGCGGTATGTCGGGATCATGGGCAACCCCAAGAAGGAAGGGCCGCACGTGGCGGCCCTTCGCTCCCTGGGTGTGGCCGACGAGCAGATCGCCCGGGTGCACCGGCCGATCGGGCTCAACATTCGGGCCCGGACCCCGGCCGAGATCGCGGTGGCGACCCTGGCCGGGCTCATCGCCGACCGCAACGACCGGCCGGGCGGGTTCGACTTCTGA
- a CDS encoding glycine--tRNA ligase: MPADRIDSVVSLAKRRGFVFPSSEIYGGTRSAWDYGPLGVELKENVRRQWWRQMVQQRDDIVGLDSAVILSRDVWVASGHVEAFTDPLTECQSCHKRFRADHLEEAWEEKHGSPPASLQELNCPNCGNKGTFTEPKNFNGLMKTYLGPTESAEGLHYLRPETAQGIFVNYNNVATAARKKPPFGIAQIGKSFRNEITPGNFIFRTREFEQMEMEFFVEPGTDEKWHEYWLQERWNWYRDLGLSENNLRFYEHPAEKRSFYSTRTVDIEYRFQFGGSEFAELEGIANRTNYDLSTHSKHSGVDLSYFDQEKQERWVPYVIEPAAGLTRAVLAFLLEAYDEDEAPNTKGGVDKRTVMRFDPRLAPVKVAVLPLSRNPDLSPKAKGLAADLRKRWIVEFDDSQAIGRRYRRQDEIGTPFCVTVDFDTLTDDAVTVRDRDTMKQERVGLSQIEDYLIKRLPGC; this comes from the coding sequence ATGCCCGCCGACCGTATCGACTCCGTCGTCAGCCTGGCCAAGCGCCGTGGCTTCGTCTTCCCCTCCAGCGAGATCTACGGAGGGACCCGCTCGGCCTGGGACTACGGTCCGCTGGGCGTGGAGCTGAAGGAGAACGTCCGCCGCCAGTGGTGGCGTCAGATGGTCCAGCAGCGGGACGACATCGTCGGACTCGACTCCGCCGTCATCCTCTCCCGCGACGTGTGGGTCGCCTCCGGCCACGTCGAGGCGTTCACCGACCCGCTCACCGAGTGTCAGTCCTGCCACAAGCGGTTCCGGGCCGACCACCTCGAAGAGGCGTGGGAGGAGAAGCACGGCTCGCCGCCCGCCTCGCTGCAGGAGCTGAACTGCCCCAACTGCGGCAACAAGGGCACCTTCACCGAGCCGAAGAACTTCAACGGCCTGATGAAGACCTACCTCGGCCCCACCGAGAGCGCCGAGGGCCTGCACTACCTGCGCCCCGAGACCGCTCAGGGCATCTTCGTCAACTACAACAACGTGGCCACCGCGGCCCGCAAGAAGCCGCCGTTCGGCATCGCGCAGATCGGCAAGAGCTTCCGCAACGAGATCACCCCGGGCAACTTCATCTTCCGTACGCGGGAGTTCGAGCAGATGGAGATGGAGTTCTTCGTCGAGCCCGGCACCGACGAGAAGTGGCACGAGTACTGGCTGCAGGAGCGCTGGAACTGGTATCGCGACCTCGGCCTGTCCGAGAACAACCTGCGCTTCTACGAGCACCCGGCGGAGAAGCGCTCGTTCTACTCGACGCGCACGGTCGACATCGAATACCGGTTCCAGTTCGGCGGCAGCGAGTTCGCCGAGCTCGAAGGCATCGCCAACCGCACGAACTACGACCTGTCCACCCACTCGAAGCACTCCGGCGTCGACCTCTCCTACTTCGACCAGGAGAAGCAGGAGCGCTGGGTGCCGTACGTGATCGAGCCCGCGGCCGGTCTCACCCGCGCGGTGCTGGCCTTCCTGCTCGAGGCGTACGACGAGGACGAGGCCCCGAACACCAAGGGCGGCGTCGACAAGCGCACGGTCATGCGCTTCGACCCGCGGCTGGCCCCGGTCAAGGTGGCGGTGCTGCCGCTCTCCCGCAACCCCGACCTGTCGCCCAAGGCCAAGGGGTTGGCGGCCGACCTGCGCAAGCGCTGGATCGTCGAGTTCGACGACTCGCAGGCCATCGGCCGGCGCTACCGCCGCCAGGACGAGATCGGCACGCCGTTCTGCGTCACTGTCGACTTCGACACGCTGACCGACGACGCCGTGACCGTCCGCGACCGCGACACGATGAAGCAGGAACGGGTCGGGCTGTCCCAGATCGAGGACTACCTGATCAAGCGCCTGCCCGGCTGCTGA